From Streptomyces sp. NBC_01551:
CAGCACGGCGGCGCGGCTGAGCGAGGGGCCGGAGCCGGGCACGCTGCCGTCGTTGAGCATCGCGACGCGCAGGCCCAGCCACTGCTTGCCGAGGGTCCGGCCGTCGCGCTTGGTGAACCACCAGTCGTAGCCGACGTACGCGACGATGCCGATCAGCGTCCAGAGCAGGCCGCTGCCGCCGTACGAGTTGGAGATGACCTCGGTGACGTCCTCACCCTTGTCGGTGTCGACCATGTACCGCCGGTTGCCGAAGGGCAATTGGATGAGGAACAGCGGGATCGTGACGATGAGCGCGTCGATGATGCGGGCGGACAGCCGCCTGCCGAAGTCCGCGAGCGGGGGCATGCCGGCGAGCGGGTCGGGCATGCCGGATCCGCCGCCGGAGCCGCCGTACGGGTCTCCCCCGCCGCCGTACGGGGGCGGCGGGGGCGGAAACCCCCCGGGCCCGCCGGGGGCTCCGCCGCCGGGGGCTCCGGGGGGTGGCGGCGGCGAACCGTACGGCGAACCGCCCGACGGAGGTGTCGGTTCCTGGGGCTTCTTCCGGAACGGGTCTTCCTCGGGCGGCTCGCCCGGCGGCGGCTGATCGGTGCTCATGGCCCGAGTCGAACCCGCCGCCGCGACCCCCGCAACGGGACCGCGTCCGTCCGGGCGACCGACCCCGGCGGGGCGGGGCGGGGCCTGGGGCGCCTCCCAGCGGTGGCTGACGGAGCGCCGCGCCGGGCGGGGGCTTTGCGGGCTGCCCCCTTGGGCCTGTCGTCACAGTGGCGCCGGTCAGGCCCGCGGCGTCCGGCGCCGCGCATCGCAAGGCGGAGGGGCACCCGCGTACTGGACGTACTCCGGTGCCCCGACAACGCGGCGAGGCGCGGTGCCGGGCGTCGCGGGCCAGGCGCCACCTTGGCGACAGGCCCTAGCGCGCTACGTAGGTGCCCGCCGCGCGGTCGTGCCAGGCGCGGCGGCGGGGGCGGTCCAGGAGGCACCAGAGGCTGCCGGGGAGCCCGAGGAGCGCGTACACCAGCCAGCGGCGCAGGGCCGCGCCGAAGGTCGGCGGGCGGAGGGTGGCGGTGGCCAGCACCCGGACGCCGAACAGCTTCTTGCCCGGGGTGCGGCCCCAACGGGCGGTGGGCAGGGCCTCGTAGAAGACCCCGAAGAGGAGGACGGCGCCCAGGACGATGCCGAGGTAGCCGGCGATGGTGCCGTCCAGCAGCCAGACGGTGGTGGTGCGGCCGGTGCCCCGGGCGGCGTCCACCTTGGCCTGGAGGTGGGCGGTGGCGTCGGGCACGAGGGGCTGGGCGGCTGCCGCCGCGACGGCGGTGAGGACGAGGGAGTCCAGCGCGCGGGCGAGCCCCCGGCGGACGAGCCCGGCGGGGCGCACGGCCCGCTCCGCCATGCGCTCGAACACGGCCCGGGCGGTGGGCCGGGGCGCGGCGTCGTCGCCGGGCGCGGCCGCCTCGGCCTCGGCCCCGGCCTCAGCGGCAGCCGCCGGGCGGGCCGTCCGAGCCGAGTCGGGCCCCTGGCCCCGGGCCGGGTCCTGCACCGCACCCGGGGTGGGAACCTGAGCCTGTGCCGCGGCAGGAGCCGCCGCCTGATCCCGGACCTGCCCGTGGGACTGGCCCCCGGCTTGATGCGAGGCCTGCCCGGAAGCCTGTCCCTGGCCTCGGGCCTGAACCTGGGCCCCGGCCTGTGCCTGTGCCTGTGCGGGGGCATGGGCCTGTGCGGGGGCATGGGCCTGACCCGGAACCTGAGCCTGGCCCGGAACCTGAGCCTGCCCCGAGGGCTGGCCCTGCCCCAAGAGGTGGGCCTGACCCGGGGCTTGGACCGAGACCGAGCCCAGGACCTGTCCCGGGAACTGAGCCTGTCCCAGGAACCGGCCCTGGCCCTGACCTTGGCCGTGTCCCTGACCCTGACCCTGGCCCTGGGCCTGGGCCTGGGCCTGGGCCTGGGCCTGGCCGTGTCCCTGGGCCTGGCCGTGTCCCTGGGCCTGGCCCTGGGCCTGAGCCCGGGCAGGGGCAGGGGCAGGGGCAGGGGCGGGAGCCGGCGAGCGGATCGGCGCGGGGCTCGGAGCGGCAGCCTGGGCGGCGCCGGGCCAGGAGGACGTGAGTCCGGACCCGGGGAGCCCGCCGGGAGCGTCGGGCCACTCCGGGGAAGGCGCCGGGGCGGCCTGGCTCGCCGCGGAACGCGCCGACAGGATCCCCACGCCCTCCGCGGCCGCGTACGGGGCATCGGACCACTCCGGGACACCCGTCGGCGGCCGACCCGACGAGCTCCCGGCACCCCCCGCAGCGGGGCCATGGGCATCGGGCCACGCCGGTCCGGCCGCCGGCGACCGGGCCGAGAGGATCCCCACGCCCTCCGCAGCCGTGTACGGGGCATCGGGCCACGCCGCGCCGGGCCCTGGAGCCCTGCTCGCCGGGGACTGGGCCGACAGGATGCCCACGCCCTCCGCGGCCGGGTACGGGGCGTCGGACCACTCCGAGGCAGGCGTCGGGGGCCGACCCGACGAGCGCCCGGCACCCCCCGCAGCGGGGCCGGGGGCGTCGGGCCACGCCGGGCCGGCCGCTGGGGCCTGGCTCACCGGTGACCGAGCCGAGAGGATCCCCACGCTCTCCGCAGCGGGGTGGGGGGCGTCGGTCCAGCCCTGGGCGGGCGCCGGGGGTGCGCTGGACGGGGAGCGGGCCGCGAGGACGCCCGCGCCCTCCGCCGGCCGGTGGGCGGTGCCGGACCACTCCGGGGCCGGGGCCGCGGGGCGGGCCGACACGATGCCCGCCGCGGCCGCCGCGGGGTGGGAGGGGCCGGGCCACTCCGGGGAGGCCGCCGGCGAGCGGGGTGGCGCGGACGGCGCCTGGGCCGGGATCGGGGCCGGGGGCGCCGTGCGCGCCAGGGAGACACCGGCCGGGCGGCGCGCCGGGTCCTCCGGGATGGCCGCCGAACCCCGTGCACGGTCCCCCGGCATGCCTACCGAACGCCCGGCAGGATCCTCCGGCATGCCAACCGAACGCCCCGCCATGTCCCCCGGCATAACCGCCGAACCCCGTGCGGGGTCCCCCGGCATGCCTACCGAACGCCCCGCAGGATCCCCCGGCACGGCCGTCGAACGTCCTGCCGGGGCC
This genomic window contains:
- a CDS encoding RDD family protein: MSTDQPPPGEPPEEDPFRKKPQEPTPPSGGSPYGSPPPPPGAPGGGAPGGPGGFPPPPPPYGGGGDPYGGSGGGSGMPDPLAGMPPLADFGRRLSARIIDALIVTIPLFLIQLPFGNRRYMVDTDKGEDVTEVISNSYGGSGLLWTLIGIVAYVGYDWWFTKRDGRTLGKQWLGLRVAMLNDGSVPGSGPSLSRAAVLWIPTLVCCLCLWPLALIVSMLVDKPYKQALHDKVAKTVVVKST
- a CDS encoding RDD family protein — translated: MQDPARGQGPDSARTARPAAAAEAGAEAEAAAPGDDAAPRPTARAVFERMAERAVRPAGLVRRGLARALDSLVLTAVAAAAAQPLVPDATAHLQAKVDAARGTGRTTTVWLLDGTIAGYLGIVLGAVLLFGVFYEALPTARWGRTPGKKLFGVRVLATATLRPPTFGAALRRWLVYALLGLPGSLWCLLDRPRRRAWHDRAAGTYVAR